A genomic region of Pseudomonas abietaniphila contains the following coding sequences:
- the astB gene encoding N-succinylarginine dihydrolase, with protein sequence MKSCEVNFDGLVGPTHNYGGLSYGNVASQSNCQQSSNPREAALQGLSKMKALMDMGFTQGVLAPQERPDVAGLRKLGFSGTDAQVIERAAKESMPLLVASCSASSMWVANAATVSPSADTADGRVHFTAANLNCKYHRSIEHPTTSRVLGAMFADQQHFAHHAALPAVAQFGDEGAANHTRFCRSYGEAGVEFFVFGRAAFDTRFPAPQKYPARQTLEASQAVARLHGLSDDGVVYAQQNPAVIDQGVFHNDVIAVGNGEVLFYHEDAFLNTEHMLSELHDKLGRRGGRFQAICVPRTEVGVEDAVRSYLFNSQLLSRAGGSMLLIVPEECRSNERVWNYLQRLIADESPIREVKVFDLKQSMQNGGGPACLRLRVALNETELAAVNPGVIMTAPLYDTLTQWVDKHYRDRMTESDLADPQLLTECRTALDELTQHLKLGAVYPFQIN encoded by the coding sequence ATGAAATCCTGTGAAGTCAACTTTGACGGTCTAGTGGGGCCGACCCATAACTACGGCGGGTTGTCCTACGGCAACGTCGCGTCCCAGAGCAACTGCCAGCAGTCGTCCAACCCGCGCGAGGCGGCGTTGCAGGGCCTGTCGAAAATGAAAGCGCTGATGGACATGGGGTTCACCCAGGGTGTGCTGGCACCACAGGAGCGCCCGGATGTCGCCGGGCTGCGCAAACTGGGTTTCAGCGGCACCGATGCTCAGGTCATCGAGCGGGCGGCCAAAGAGTCCATGCCGTTGCTGGTGGCCAGCTGCTCCGCGTCAAGCATGTGGGTCGCCAACGCCGCCACGGTCAGCCCGAGTGCCGACACGGCCGACGGTCGTGTGCATTTCACCGCCGCCAACCTCAACTGCAAGTACCACCGCAGCATCGAACACCCGACCACCAGCCGCGTGCTGGGCGCCATGTTCGCCGATCAACAGCACTTTGCGCACCATGCCGCCTTGCCTGCCGTCGCCCAGTTCGGTGATGAGGGCGCGGCCAACCACACGCGTTTCTGCCGCAGCTATGGCGAAGCTGGCGTCGAGTTCTTCGTGTTCGGGCGTGCGGCGTTCGACACCCGCTTCCCGGCGCCGCAGAAGTACCCGGCGCGTCAGACTCTGGAAGCCTCGCAAGCCGTCGCGCGTCTGCACGGCCTGAGCGACGACGGCGTGGTCTATGCGCAACAGAACCCTGCGGTGATCGACCAGGGCGTGTTCCATAACGACGTCATCGCGGTCGGTAACGGCGAAGTCTTGTTCTATCACGAGGACGCTTTCCTCAATACCGAACACATGCTCAGCGAGCTGCATGACAAGCTGGGCCGTCGCGGTGGTCGTTTCCAGGCCATTTGCGTGCCGCGCACCGAGGTTGGCGTGGAAGACGCCGTGCGCTCCTACCTGTTCAACAGCCAGTTGCTGTCCCGTGCCGGCGGCTCGATGCTGTTGATCGTCCCGGAAGAGTGCCGCAGCAACGAGCGCGTCTGGAATTATCTGCAGCGCCTGATCGCCGACGAAAGCCCGATTCGCGAGGTCAAGGTGTTCGACCTCAAGCAAAGCATGCAGAACGGCGGAGGCCCCGCCTGCCTGCGCTTGCGCGTCGCGCTGAATGAAACCGAACTGGCAGCCGTCAATCCAGGGGTTATCATGACGGCGCCGTTGTACGACACGCTGACGCAGTGGGTGGACAAGCACTATCGCGACCGCATGACGGAAAGCGATCTGGCCGATCCCCAGCTGTTGACCGAATGCCGCACGGCACTGGATGAACTGACGCAGCACCTGAAGCTGGGCGCGGTCTATCCTTTCCAGATCAATTGA
- a CDS encoding topoisomerase II — protein MTDALRLILEDTDGTQLETSCTRFAVIWQGKEVWIQQDGRGQLLIGVDVEEDDAEYANLLLRPLATNLVSLQLEMEPADMSGDDEDGHVHGPDCNH, from the coding sequence ATGACCGACGCCCTGCGTTTGATCCTTGAAGACACCGACGGCACTCAGCTGGAAACGTCCTGCACCCGTTTTGCCGTTATCTGGCAGGGTAAAGAGGTCTGGATTCAGCAAGACGGCCGCGGCCAACTGCTGATCGGTGTCGACGTCGAAGAAGACGATGCCGAATACGCCAACCTGTTGCTGCGTCCGTTGGCCACCAACCTGGTCAGCCTGCAACTGGAAATGGAACCGGCGGATATGAGTGGCGACGACGAAGACGGTCACGTCCACGGTCCAGACTGCAATCACTAA
- the astE gene encoding succinylglutamate desuccinylase, which yields MLALGKLLELTLAGREPAEKTQLTVEGVRMRWLAEGALEVRPPEARDNGTDLLLSAGIHGNETAPIELLDELIHAIARGELKPRARILFLFGNPEAMRRGERYVEQDVNRLFNGRHEQSGGSEALRACELERLAASFFSLPDRYRLHYDLHTAIRGSKIEQFALYPWKEGRQHSRRELVRLHKAGMEAVLLQNKSSIVFSAYTYDKLDAEAFTLELGKARPFGQNQQVNLAPLKATLEQLIEGKEALVGDQLDGLKLFSVAREIIKHSDAFRLNLPADIENFTVLDKGFVLAEDLADSRWVVEEEGARIIFPNPKVKNGLRAGILIVPTTADGLV from the coding sequence ATGCTCGCCCTCGGCAAACTGCTTGAACTGACCCTGGCGGGTCGTGAACCCGCGGAAAAGACTCAACTGACCGTCGAAGGCGTGCGCATGCGCTGGCTGGCCGAAGGTGCGCTGGAAGTCCGGCCACCCGAAGCGCGGGACAACGGCACCGACTTGCTGCTGTCCGCCGGCATCCATGGCAATGAAACGGCGCCGATCGAGCTGCTCGACGAGCTGATTCACGCCATCGCGCGAGGCGAGCTCAAGCCTCGCGCGCGTATTCTTTTCCTGTTCGGCAACCCCGAAGCGATGCGTCGTGGCGAGCGGTACGTCGAACAGGACGTCAATCGGCTGTTCAACGGCCGTCATGAACAAAGCGGCGGCAGTGAAGCCTTGCGCGCCTGTGAGCTTGAGCGACTGGCGGCCAGTTTCTTCAGCCTGCCGGATCGCTACCGCCTGCACTACGACCTGCACACGGCGATCCGCGGCTCGAAGATCGAGCAGTTTGCCTTGTACCCGTGGAAGGAAGGGCGTCAGCATTCGCGCCGCGAGCTGGTTCGCTTGCACAAAGCGGGGATGGAAGCGGTGCTGTTGCAGAACAAGTCGTCCATTGTGTTCAGCGCCTACACCTACGACAAACTCGATGCCGAGGCTTTCACGCTGGAGCTGGGCAAGGCCCGACCGTTTGGGCAAAACCAGCAGGTCAACCTCGCGCCGCTGAAAGCGACCCTGGAGCAATTGATCGAAGGCAAAGAGGCGCTTGTCGGGGATCAGCTCGATGGCCTCAAGCTGTTCAGCGTGGCCCGTGAGATCATCAAGCACAGCGACGCATTCCGTCTGAACCTGCCAGCCGACATCGAGAACTTCACGGTGCTGGATAAAGGCTTCGTTCTGGCCGAGGACCTGGCCGATTCACGCTGGGTGGTAGAGGAGGAGGGCGCACGCATTATCTTCCCGAATCCGAAGGTCAAGAATGGGTTGCGTGCAGGGATTCTGATTGTGCCGACGACTGCGGATGGGTTGGTGTGA
- a CDS encoding 6,7-dimethyl-8-ribityllumazine synthase, with product MQPTAIHAHDRIAFIQACWHKDIVDQARKGFVAEMANHGYAETDIDFFEVGGAFEIPLHAKLLAKTGRYGGVVAAGLVVDGGIYRHEFVAQSVISALMQVQLETEVPVFSVVLTPHHFHAGEEHQKFFFDHFVHKGQEAAKTCADTLTKLRAVRRSSESQKAVG from the coding sequence ATGCAACCCACCGCAATTCACGCCCACGACCGCATCGCTTTCATTCAAGCTTGCTGGCACAAAGATATCGTCGATCAGGCGCGCAAAGGCTTTGTCGCCGAAATGGCTAACCACGGATACGCCGAGACCGATATCGACTTCTTCGAAGTGGGCGGCGCCTTTGAAATCCCTCTGCACGCCAAGCTGCTGGCCAAGACAGGCCGTTATGGCGGCGTTGTGGCAGCGGGCCTGGTCGTGGACGGCGGCATTTACCGTCACGAGTTCGTCGCGCAGTCGGTGATCAGCGCACTGATGCAGGTCCAGCTGGAAACCGAAGTGCCGGTGTTCTCGGTGGTCCTGACCCCGCACCACTTCCACGCCGGCGAAGAGCACCAGAAGTTCTTCTTCGACCACTTCGTGCACAAAGGTCAGGAAGCGGCCAAGACCTGCGCCGACACCCTGACCAAATTGCGCGCCGTGCGTCGCAGCAGCGAGTCGCAGAAAGCGGTGGGTTGA